One genomic region from Nostoc sphaeroides encodes:
- a CDS encoding DUF445 domain-containing protein: MDWSHLWLYVSPPVLGGIIGYFTNDIAIKMLFRPYRAIYIAGRRVPFTPGLIPRNQERLALNISKTIMGSLLTPQELQNLARRLLQTERVQGAILWLLRLAIEQIKTDKNEKSAKIVAGILRDLIGESLPRLLKVLARREDFLEAQINQIFDQILLEFQLSEEQATRLADWLLQVVLPPDVLRQTIVDFLTDRTIQIIDEGFREKTSGTYWVVANLFGLRNTLTRLRTFCLDEKEAANARLQELTKDLQIRDRIRKLLQNLSLQNLPIGTVRQLRKTTRESVRHYLQNSGSDFLQGLTDSVDWENIAVVLLNRLSTSPVVNTSLEVMSQELALILDKYLEKDLEVIVAQAIPILSIDQVIVDRVKSTSPADLEAAIEGIVKNELQAIVTLGGVLGFVIGLLQTVFLIFSQY, from the coding sequence TTGGACTGGTCTCATCTTTGGCTTTATGTGTCTCCCCCGGTACTGGGTGGAATTATCGGCTATTTCACAAATGACATAGCCATCAAAATGTTGTTCCGTCCTTACCGAGCAATTTACATTGCTGGACGAAGAGTACCCTTTACCCCTGGATTGATTCCCCGCAACCAGGAACGTCTGGCTCTGAACATTTCTAAGACAATCATGGGGTCACTTTTGACACCACAAGAATTGCAAAATCTGGCGCGGCGTTTGTTGCAAACAGAACGCGTACAAGGAGCAATTCTCTGGTTGTTGCGGCTGGCTATTGAACAAATCAAAACAGATAAAAACGAGAAAAGTGCCAAAATTGTGGCAGGGATTTTGCGGGATTTAATAGGGGAATCCTTGCCACGGTTACTCAAGGTTTTAGCGCGGCGTGAAGACTTTTTGGAAGCGCAGATCAATCAAATTTTTGACCAGATATTGCTGGAATTTCAATTGAGTGAAGAACAAGCCACGCGGCTAGCTGATTGGTTGTTGCAAGTAGTTTTACCGCCAGATGTGTTGCGGCAGACGATAGTTGATTTTTTGACCGATCGCACAATTCAAATTATCGATGAAGGCTTCCGCGAAAAAACCAGTGGGACTTATTGGGTAGTAGCAAATTTGTTTGGCTTACGTAATACTCTCACTCGACTACGGACTTTTTGCTTGGATGAAAAAGAGGCTGCTAATGCTCGGTTGCAGGAATTGACTAAAGATTTGCAAATCCGCGATCGCATTCGGAAATTACTGCAAAATTTATCATTACAAAACTTGCCAATTGGGACGGTGCGCCAACTCAGAAAGACTACCCGCGAAAGTGTCCGCCATTATTTACAAAACAGTGGCAGCGATTTTTTACAAGGATTAACTGATTCTGTTGATTGGGAAAATATTGCTGTAGTGCTGCTAAATCGTCTGAGTACTTCACCTGTTGTCAATACTTCTTTAGAAGTTATGAGTCAAGAATTGGCTTTAATATTAGATAAATATTTGGAAAAAGATTTAGAAGTAATTGTGGCGCAAGCAATTCCGATTTTGTCGATAGATCAAGTGATAGTTGACCGGGTAAAATCAACTTCCCCGGCTGATTTAGAAGCTGCAATTGAGGGAATTGTAAAAAATGAATTGCAAGCGATTGTAACTTTAGGTGGTGTTTTGGGTTTTGTCATCGGGTTATTGCAGACAGTGTTTTTAATATTTAGTCAATATTAA
- the ubiE gene encoding bifunctional demethylmenaquinone methyltransferase/2-methoxy-6-polyprenyl-1,4-benzoquinol methylase UbiE gives MTNEIQSIFNRIAPVYDQLNDWLSLGQHRIWKEMAVKWSGAKSGDTALDLCCGSGDLALRLSRRVGATGKVYGVDFSPNLLSKAKERSHWQYPQPAIAWVEADVLNLPFEDNQFDAATMGYGLRNVKDIPRSLQELYRVLKPGAKAAILDFHRPSNPQLRALQQLYLDSFVVPVASYLGLKEEYAYISPSLDRFPIGREQIELARQVGFAVATHYPIVNGMMGVLVLSKL, from the coding sequence ATGACTAACGAAATTCAGTCCATTTTTAACCGTATTGCTCCAGTTTATGACCAGTTGAACGACTGGTTGAGTTTGGGACAGCATCGAATATGGAAGGAAATGGCAGTGAAATGGAGTGGAGCTAAATCGGGTGATACGGCATTAGATTTGTGTTGCGGTAGTGGTGATTTAGCCTTACGTCTGTCACGGCGTGTAGGGGCAACAGGGAAGGTTTACGGAGTGGATTTTTCACCCAACCTGCTTTCAAAAGCTAAAGAACGCTCACATTGGCAGTACCCCCAACCTGCGATCGCCTGGGTAGAAGCCGACGTGCTAAATTTACCCTTTGAGGATAACCAATTTGATGCCGCAACAATGGGCTATGGTTTAAGAAATGTTAAAGATATTCCCCGCAGTCTCCAAGAGTTATACCGGGTTTTGAAGCCGGGTGCTAAAGCCGCAATATTAGACTTTCATCGACCGAGTAATCCTCAGCTACGTGCCCTTCAGCAGTTGTATCTGGACAGTTTTGTGGTGCCAGTTGCCAGTTATTTAGGGTTAAAAGAAGAATATGCTTACATCAGCCCTAGCTTAGACCGCTTTCCCATCGGCAGAGAGCAAATAGAGTTAGCGCGGCAAGTTGGTTTTGCTGTTGCCACACACTACCCCATCGTGAACGGTATGATGGGAGTGCTGGTGCTTAGTAAATTATGA
- a CDS encoding response regulator, producing the protein MDKPSVEIDKLQYPVMTLQQPKKLKILVVDDEPDNLDLLYRTFRRDFNVLKADSGVNALEILAAEGEVAVIISDQRMPEMKGTEFLSKTVPQFPDTVRIILTGFTDIEDLVEAINAGQVYKYITKPWDPGELKAVVQRAAETYDLLKQRTEELRRSHAQIALLSVLVQITQAASSLEETLAPIARAVSDTFGTDGCILQLTDGNTLIATQGSYSDTGTIENWLSVDPLTKEAIATGQMQVSLNILKDTKLVDAVQYKNTGVQAHLVIPISYRNQLLGVLSLQWKQPCTLREDELMLINLSAQLIAIALISCH; encoded by the coding sequence ATGGATAAGCCCAGTGTCGAAATAGATAAACTCCAATATCCAGTGATGACTCTCCAACAACCAAAAAAGCTGAAAATCCTGGTAGTTGACGATGAGCCAGATAATCTCGATCTGCTTTATCGTACCTTTCGACGCGACTTTAATGTTCTGAAAGCTGATAGTGGGGTGAACGCCCTAGAAATTTTAGCAGCAGAAGGAGAGGTAGCGGTGATTATCTCCGATCAACGGATGCCAGAAATGAAAGGAACTGAGTTTCTCAGCAAGACTGTACCTCAGTTTCCCGATACGGTTAGGATAATTCTCACCGGATTTACTGATATTGAAGACTTGGTAGAGGCGATTAATGCAGGGCAAGTCTACAAATATATTACCAAGCCTTGGGATCCAGGCGAACTGAAGGCAGTGGTGCAAAGAGCAGCAGAAACCTACGACTTGCTCAAGCAACGTACAGAAGAATTACGCCGTTCTCATGCTCAAATAGCGCTACTGAGTGTTTTGGTACAGATAACTCAAGCAGCTTCTAGCTTAGAAGAAACTCTCGCTCCCATTGCTAGGGCTGTGAGTGATACTTTTGGAACAGACGGGTGTATTTTACAACTTACAGATGGAAATACTCTAATTGCGACTCAAGGAAGTTACAGCGATACAGGTACAATAGAGAATTGGCTATCTGTTGACCCATTAACAAAGGAAGCGATCGCCACCGGGCAAATGCAAGTTTCCTTAAATATACTTAAAGACACTAAATTAGTTGATGCTGTTCAGTACAAAAATACGGGTGTGCAAGCACATTTAGTTATCCCAATTAGCTACCGCAATCAACTTTTGGGCGTATTATCACTACAGTGGAAACAACCCTGCACTTTACGGGAAGATGAATTAATGCTAATTAATTTATCAGCCCAACTGATAGCGATCGCTCTTATTAGTTGTCATTAG